The nucleotide sequence TGTCATATGGCGCTGATAAGGATCCCCGACCGGGATGAACCTTTAAAAAATCCCCGTTGGGTTGATAAGAAACAATGGGATGACAAGTAGTAGTCCCCGTTGAGGTGAATCCCTTTAGGAAGCTCATTGCTCCTATAAAACCGCAGACCATTTCTATGCTTCTCATCACTCTGATTTAAACCATTAGCCAGCAAAGATGTTCTCCAACAAGTGCGGAATACTGATCCTCGTGTCCTGCTGTCTGGTGACAATAGTGGCCTCCTATCGTCAACCATATCCCGAGGAGTTCCAGACCAGTCCAGAGCAGCTGCTCCAAGTGGCACCCTTGGTACGCCGTGCTCGATCGCCTGAGGGAGGATCCGTGGTCGTAACCGCCAGCAAGGACAACCAAGTGGGTCGGGAGGCTAGTGTTCAGTACAACCACAATCTGTATAGTAGTGgcgatgggcgtggcagcatcGACGCCTACGCCCAGGCCAGTCGGAATTTCGACTACAATCGGAACAACTACGAAGGCGGCATTCGGGGCACCTGGCATTTCTGAGCGGGAACAGAAGTATTAAGTTGGTTACAACTTGATTCATGTGAATAAATACGTGTGTTTACCCAAGCGTGCTACTGTTGTTTTCCCATTAGTGACAAATCCTCCTCGGCGGATCCCA is from Drosophila melanogaster chromosome 3L and encodes:
- the edin gene encoding elevated during infection, giving the protein MFSNKCGILILVSCCLVTIVASYRQPYPEEFQTSPEQLLQVAPLVRRARSPEGGSVVVTASKDNQVGREASVQYNHNLYSSGDGRGSIDAYAQASRNFDYNRNNYEGGIRGTWHF